The following coding sequences lie in one Apium graveolens cultivar Ventura chromosome 3, ASM990537v1, whole genome shotgun sequence genomic window:
- the LOC141713796 gene encoding uncharacterized protein LOC141713796 encodes MNVLQNPEANNTSDLQIWNNAAFDTGDSQDFSSLKGPQFVSSSFESDDSSKENQSPFALNSQAQIRPSGLLGKSKMRPFCDQNQELKKIDDEIEDTKKEMDRISSRLRVLEAKKAKKLKEIGENKRGLSLGPLEIVKMTHVQAMQSRRKSCFWKLPEIDEEKRTDKEKGKSVSPKSRKGLTVTRNASTTIGIKKCVKKDDGILESIKPKNLFRDGEKSVAAKKSMRPGRVVASRYNSNQSTVQSAVKKRSLPENDKDESKRCEKKRASFVAKTPGNGENRVKKRWEIPNEIVVFRNVESDQSPSSVSVVQDLIPRIRTSRCVNETPRDSGPAKRVSELVGKKSFFSIDEDDVEVEASVCHALSFADEDAQGEV; translated from the coding sequence ATGAATGTTCTTCAAAACCCAGAAGCCAATAACACATCTGATCTCCAAATCTGGAACAATGCAGCTTTCGACACGGGCGATTCGCAAGATTTTTCATCACTAAAAGGGCCACAATTTGTGTCCTCTTCTTTTGAATCTGATGATTCAAGTAAAGAAAATCAAAGCCCTTTTGCTTTGAACTCTCAGGCTCAAATTAGGCCAAGTGGGCTGCTTGGAAAGTCGAAAATGAGGCCTTTCTGTGATCAGAATCAAGAACTCAAGAAAATTGATGATGAAATTGAGGATACTAAGAAGGAAATGGATAGGATTTCGTCAAGATTACGAGTTCTTGAAGCGAAAAAAGCGAAGAAATTGAAAGAAATTGGGGAAAATAAAAGGGGTTTGAGCTTGGGGCCTTTGGAGATTGTTAAGATGACTCATGTTCAAGCAATGCAAAGTAGGCGTAAATCTTGTTTTTGGAAGTTGCCAGAGATTGATGAAGAGAAAAGGACTGATAAAGAAAAGGGAAAGAGTGTTAGCCCGAAATCGAGAAAAGGCCTTACTGTGACAAGAAATGCATCTACTACAATTGGGATAAAGAAATGTGTGAAGAAAGATGATGGGATTCTAGAATCAATTAAGCCTAAGAACCTGTTTCGAGATGGGGAAAAATCGGTGGCTGCTAAGAAATCAATGAGGCCTGGTAGAGTTGTAGCGAGTCGGTATAATAGTAATCAGAGTACAGTTCAGTCTGCTGTGAAAAAAAGATCTTTGCCTGAAAATGATAAGGATGAGAGTAAGAGGTGTGAAAAGAAAAGGGCTTCATTTGTTGCGAAAACACCAGGGAATGGTGAGAACCGAGTGAAGAAGAGATGGGAAATTCCGAATGAGATTGTTGTTTTTAGGAATGTGGAAAGTGATCAATCACCATCATCTGTTTCTGTAGTGCAggatttgattccaagaatcagGACTTCTCGGTGTGTAAACGAGACTCCTCGTGACTCGGGGCCTGCCAAAAGAGTGTCTGAACTGGTAGGGAAGAAGTCATTCTTTAGCATTGATGAAGATGATGTGGAGGTGGAAGCTTCTGTTTGTCATGCCCTGAGTTTTGCGGATGAAGATGCTCAAGGGGAAGTGTAA
- the LOC141711525 gene encoding uncharacterized protein LOC141711525 isoform X2 has protein sequence MSTRAVSYQAASSSTQASSSEKEDVDEVVNQILSAIEIAPNSSKEICTFHIEKLCKAKKLSYASRLQQSLHNNHIFLSPYAYNLLLEAAGEENDIDLLQQVFKDALLSGVPMNSTSYINLAKGFTKMTDSELLLRFVRELSELTFYRSATVVNRIIVSFASCGQVDKALVVFNHIETLKCKPDLVTFNTVLGILGRTSRMDEMLQVFGFMIEANIVPDIITYNTLLNNLQKVGRLDLCLELLKEMSERGIEADLRTYTAMIEGFGRSGKIEQSLRLFNEMKLKQIRPSIYIYRSLVNYLKKMGKLELSITLAEEMNARLPELVSPKDFKRKD, from the coding sequence ATGAGCACTCGTGCAGTCAGTTATCAGGCAGCATCATCATCAACGCAAGCATCTTCTTCGGAAAAGGAAGATGTAGACGAGGTTGTGAATCAAATTCTTTCTGCTATAGAGATTGCACCAAACTCTAGTAAAGAGATCTGTACATTTCACATTGAGAAATTATGCAAGGCCAAAAAGCTTTCATATGCTTCCAGGTTACAACAGTCCCTGCACAATAATCACATATTCCTTAGCCCTTATGCGTATAATCTTCTTTTGGAAGCCGCAGGTGAAGAAAATGATATTGATCTTCTGCAACAAGTTTTTAAGGATGCACTGCTGTCTGGCGTACCAATGAATTCAACTTCTTATATTAACCTAGCCAAGGGTTTTACTAAGATGACTGATTCTGAATTACTGCTGAGATTTGTCCGAGAATTGTCAGAGCTGACCTTTTATAGGAGCGCCACAGTTGTAAACAGGATCATCGTTTCCTTTGCTTCATGTGGACAGGTTGATAAGGCCTTAGTAGTTTTTAATCATATTGAGACACTTAAATGTAAACCAGATCTTGTTACTTTTAATACTGTACTAGGGATTTTGGGCCGAACCAGTAGGATGGATGAAATGCTTCAAGTGTTTGGCTTCATGATAGAGGCAAACATTGTTCCAGATATCATTACTTATAACACATTATTAAACAATCTACAGAAAGTTGGGAGATTAGACTTGTGCTTAGAGTTGTTAAAAGAAATGAGTGAAAGAGGAATCGAAGCTGATTTGCGAACTTACACTGCTATGATTGAGGGCTTCGGTCGGTCAGGAAAGATTGAGCAATCACTAAGGCTTTTTAATGAGATGAAACTTAAGCAAATCCGTCCATCTATATACATATATCGTTCGCTTGTCAACTATCTGAAGAAAATGGGGAAGTTGGAGCTGTCAATTACTCTTGCTGAAGAGATGAATGCACGTCTTCCTGAACTTGTCAGCCCAAAGGACTTTAAAAGGAAAGATTGA
- the LOC141711525 gene encoding uncharacterized protein LOC141711525 isoform X1 gives MIAASKLVKKLSQGVLKMPFLSSYRFLNHFVIKRQFFGQESYQFQYVYLNRPLFSVKFSWTCPIFLIMSTRAVSYQAASSSTQASSSEKEDVDEVVNQILSAIEIAPNSSKEICTFHIEKLCKAKKLSYASRLQQSLHNNHIFLSPYAYNLLLEAAGEENDIDLLQQVFKDALLSGVPMNSTSYINLAKGFTKMTDSELLLRFVRELSELTFYRSATVVNRIIVSFASCGQVDKALVVFNHIETLKCKPDLVTFNTVLGILGRTSRMDEMLQVFGFMIEANIVPDIITYNTLLNNLQKVGRLDLCLELLKEMSERGIEADLRTYTAMIEGFGRSGKIEQSLRLFNEMKLKQIRPSIYIYRSLVNYLKKMGKLELSITLAEEMNARLPELVSPKDFKRKD, from the exons ATGATTGCTGCTTCAAAACTTGTGAAAAAGCTTTCACAAGGGGTTTTAAAGATGCCCTTTTTATCATCTTATCGTTTCTTGAATCACTTTGTAATTAAAAGACAATTTTTTGGGCAAGAAAGCTATCAATTTCAATATGTATATCTCAATCGACCCTTGTT CTCAGTTAAGTTCTCCTGGACATGTCCAATCTTCTTGATAATGAGCACTCGTGCAGTCAGTTATCAGGCAGCATCATCATCAACGCAAGCATCTTCTTCGGAAAAGGAAGATGTAGACGAGGTTGTGAATCAAATTCTTTCTGCTATAGAGATTGCACCAAACTCTAGTAAAGAGATCTGTACATTTCACATTGAGAAATTATGCAAGGCCAAAAAGCTTTCATATGCTTCCAGGTTACAACAGTCCCTGCACAATAATCACATATTCCTTAGCCCTTATGCGTATAATCTTCTTTTGGAAGCCGCAGGTGAAGAAAATGATATTGATCTTCTGCAACAAGTTTTTAAGGATGCACTGCTGTCTGGCGTACCAATGAATTCAACTTCTTATATTAACCTAGCCAAGGGTTTTACTAAGATGACTGATTCTGAATTACTGCTGAGATTTGTCCGAGAATTGTCAGAGCTGACCTTTTATAGGAGCGCCACAGTTGTAAACAGGATCATCGTTTCCTTTGCTTCATGTGGACAGGTTGATAAGGCCTTAGTAGTTTTTAATCATATTGAGACACTTAAATGTAAACCAGATCTTGTTACTTTTAATACTGTACTAGGGATTTTGGGCCGAACCAGTAGGATGGATGAAATGCTTCAAGTGTTTGGCTTCATGATAGAGGCAAACATTGTTCCAGATATCATTACTTATAACACATTATTAAACAATCTACAGAAAGTTGGGAGATTAGACTTGTGCTTAGAGTTGTTAAAAGAAATGAGTGAAAGAGGAATCGAAGCTGATTTGCGAACTTACACTGCTATGATTGAGGGCTTCGGTCGGTCAGGAAAGATTGAGCAATCACTAAGGCTTTTTAATGAGATGAAACTTAAGCAAATCCGTCCATCTATATACATATATCGTTCGCTTGTCAACTATCTGAAGAAAATGGGGAAGTTGGAGCTGTCAATTACTCTTGCTGAAGAGATGAATGCACGTCTTCCTGAACTTGTCAGCCCAAAGGACTTTAAAAGGAAAGATTGA